From Amycolatopsis sp. cg9, one genomic window encodes:
- a CDS encoding APC family permease, whose amino-acid sequence MTTTAAAPAALQRRLGLPGVVLFGLAYMAPLIVLGTFGIVATTTEGTVPSAYLLALVAMLFTAVSYGKMAATHPVAGSAYTYVRKSVDARAGFLVGWAVLLDYFFLPMVIWLIGGAYLAAEFPAVPNWLWLITFIVLTTVLNVLGIKIAEKANFVLMAFQLLVIGFFVVLSIKQVLHVGGSLASTQPFFHPGSTLGTISGGAALATYSFLGFDAVTTLTEETTEPRRTIPRAILLTALIGGGIFIVLAYFTQLAHPGSAFDDESSAAFEIATTIGGNLFASFFLAGLVVAQFASGIAAQASASRLMFAMGRDGVLPRVFGKLQPRFATPVFGIVLTGLVGLVALSLDVSTSTSFINFGAFTAFTFVNVSVLATWLRDRAGKRVLTWVVFPVVGAVVDLWLLVNLDGIALVFGLVWLAIGIVVLAAITRGFRRPPPEMTFEE is encoded by the coding sequence ATGACCACCACGGCCGCGGCCCCGGCCGCGCTGCAGCGCCGGCTCGGGCTGCCCGGCGTCGTCCTGTTCGGGCTCGCCTACATGGCGCCGCTGATCGTGCTCGGCACCTTCGGGATCGTCGCCACGACGACCGAGGGCACCGTCCCCTCCGCGTACCTGCTGGCGCTGGTCGCCATGCTGTTCACGGCCGTGAGCTACGGGAAGATGGCCGCCACGCACCCGGTCGCCGGCTCCGCCTACACCTATGTCCGGAAATCGGTCGACGCGCGCGCCGGCTTCCTCGTCGGGTGGGCGGTGCTGCTCGACTACTTCTTCCTGCCGATGGTGATCTGGCTGATCGGCGGCGCCTACCTCGCCGCCGAATTCCCCGCCGTGCCCAATTGGCTCTGGTTGATCACTTTCATCGTGCTGACCACGGTCCTGAACGTCCTGGGCATCAAGATCGCCGAGAAGGCCAACTTCGTCCTGATGGCGTTCCAGCTGCTGGTGATCGGCTTCTTCGTCGTTCTGTCGATCAAGCAGGTGTTGCACGTCGGCGGCTCGCTCGCGAGCACGCAGCCGTTCTTCCACCCCGGCAGCACGCTGGGCACGATCTCCGGCGGCGCCGCGCTCGCGACCTACTCGTTCCTCGGGTTCGACGCCGTGACGACGCTGACCGAGGAGACGACCGAGCCGCGCAGGACGATTCCCCGGGCCATCCTGCTGACCGCGCTGATCGGCGGGGGCATCTTCATCGTGCTGGCCTACTTCACCCAGCTCGCGCACCCGGGGAGCGCGTTCGACGACGAGTCGTCCGCCGCGTTCGAAATCGCGACGACGATCGGCGGGAACCTCTTCGCGTCGTTCTTCCTCGCCGGGCTCGTCGTGGCCCAGTTCGCGTCGGGGATCGCCGCGCAGGCGAGCGCGTCGCGGCTGATGTTCGCCATGGGCCGGGACGGCGTGCTGCCGCGGGTCTTCGGGAAGCTGCAGCCGCGGTTCGCGACGCCGGTGTTCGGGATCGTCCTCACCGGGCTCGTCGGGCTGGTCGCGCTGTCGCTGGACGTCAGCACGTCGACGTCGTTCATCAACTTCGGCGCGTTCACCGCGTTCACGTTCGTCAACGTCAGCGTGCTCGCGACGTGGCTGCGGGATCGCGCCGGGAAACGCGTGCTGACCTGGGTGGTCTTCCCGGTGGTCGGCGCCGTGGTCGATTTGTGGCTACTGGTCAACCTCGACGGCATCGCGCTGGTGTTCGGCCTGGTCTGGCTGGCGATCGGCATCGTCGTGCTGGCCGCGATCACCCGCGGCTTCCGGCGTCCGCCGCCGGAGATGACGTTCGAGGAGTGA
- a CDS encoding acyltransferase — MTSMWGAPALSRVRAWRRARQDPRQAKFLTADSLRWVLRNRAYTPWYLVRYYRLLKFRLANPHIILRGMLFLGKNVEIHCRPGYGRLEIGRWVHIGDGNAIRCHEGSLRIGDKSVFGRQNVINCYLDIELGAATLVADWVYICDFDHVIADIHIPIKDQGIVKSPVRIGPDTWLGTKVSVLKGTRIGRGSVLGAHAVVRGDIPDYSIAVGAPARVVRNREEDYAADAARREAVADMARKANKALQKTLEQ, encoded by the coding sequence ATGACGTCGATGTGGGGTGCACCCGCGCTGTCGCGGGTGCGGGCCTGGCGCCGCGCCCGGCAGGACCCGCGGCAGGCGAAGTTCCTGACCGCCGACTCGCTGCGCTGGGTGCTGCGCAATCGCGCGTACACGCCCTGGTACCTCGTCCGGTACTACCGGCTGCTCAAGTTCCGGCTCGCCAACCCGCACATCATCCTGCGCGGCATGCTCTTCCTCGGGAAGAACGTCGAGATCCACTGCCGCCCCGGCTACGGGCGCCTGGAGATCGGCCGCTGGGTCCACATCGGCGACGGCAACGCCATCCGCTGCCACGAGGGTTCCCTGCGGATCGGCGACAAGTCCGTGTTCGGCCGCCAGAACGTCATCAACTGCTACCTCGACATCGAGCTCGGCGCGGCCACCCTGGTCGCCGACTGGGTGTACATCTGTGACTTCGACCACGTCATCGCGGACATCCACATCCCGATCAAGGACCAGGGCATCGTGAAGTCGCCGGTGCGCATCGGCCCGGACACGTGGCTCGGCACCAAGGTCAGCGTCCTGAAGGGCACCCGCATCGGCCGCGGCTCGGTGCTGGGCGCGCACGCGGTCGTCCGCGGCGACATCCCGGACTACTCGATCGCGGTCGGTGCCCCGGCCCGCGTCGTGCGCAACCGCGAAGAGGACTACGCGGCCGACGCGGCTCGGCGGGAGGCCGTCGCCGACATGGCGCGGAAGGCGAACAAGGCGCTGCAGAAGACCCTCGAGCAGTAG